The Acinetobacter shaoyimingii DNA segment AGGAGAACATTTTAATAAATAAAAAAGATCTGAAAAAATACATATGCAATTTAAAAATGTGTCAAAGATTAATCAGACTTTCTATGCACACGCAATGCGGAGTGATTTTAGATACCACGCCAATCGACTCGAGCATTTCTTTCATTGGCATAGATACGTTTAATATATTGCCCAAGGGGTAAATCCAATAATTGCATTTTATATTCTTGGTATTCTGTCTCGTGCGTAGCATCGATATCACGCTCCCAAGGCGTGCCTTCAATTTCTAAAAGTGGTGCTAACATTGAGCAAACCGCAATATCTGCAAGTCCCAAACGATCACCAACCAAATAACGACCGCCATTTTCAATCAGGCGCTGATTTAAATCAGCAACGATTTCATCCATTTTCGTTTTGGCTTCACTGACTTTTTCCGAATCCAACTTGTAGCCCTTCGCCACCAAATTTTTAATGATCGGTTTGGAGAAACGTTGAAATTTACGTAAATAACCCTTTTCACCAATCATAATTTCCAGCGGTTCATCACTCACTGTGAATGTATGTGCAAGTCCCCAACGGCGTACATAGCGTCCGAGTTCATTGCATATTTGATTGATGTCTAAGGCTTGTTGACGCAATTTTGGATCAAATCTGAGTAAGGCGTGCTCAGGATATGTATCATCTAAATACAATGCAATTTGCGTTGAATCTGCAATCCAGCGGTCATTATCTTTTAAAATAGGAAGTGTATTTTGACCTGTTTTTAATTGTGCAAATGCCCGATGCACACCCGGAATTAAATTATGCGCCACAAAATCAAGCTCTTTGTGGTCCAATAACCAGCGGGCTTTCTCACAAAAATGTGATAGAGGAAACTGGTAAAGTAATCGCATAAAATCTCCCGATAAGTTTTTGATTTAAAATACAACAAATTGATCTAGCTGTGTACTTTAGAGAGCCAATATTAAAAAGGCAATGAACTTTTTGTTCAATTTTTCACACAAAATGCGCAAGCCATTATAGAAATACTTATTTAAGATTATATATTTTCAGCAGTAGCTTATCTTTTTTAAAAATATAGCAAAGCAATTATAAAACTCCAATTGAGTTGTGGTTGTATTTTATTATTTTAATTCAATTGCTTAGTATATTACATTTAAAACCAAACTTAGCAGATTAAATCTTAAACATTTTTTTTGCATTGTACATCTTTATCTTTCATTTAAATTTTTATAGTGACAGCGTTAGCGTGATACATAGATTTAACCATGGGTATTATCATGTCTCGCTTAATCACTGAATCTGTTCATATTATTGAAAATGATCAAGATGCAATAAATGCAGCCTACCAGGTTGCAGATTTTGCACTAGAAGGTCGTAACCAACGCGATCAAAATCGCAGTCTGCCCTTTGCAGAAGTCGATTTATTCAGTCAAAAAGGCTTAGGTGGTATTCGTATTCCGAAACAATACGGCGGCGCCTATGTATCCAATAAAACCCTTGCGCACGTGTTTCGTATTATCAACAAAGCGGATTCAAGCTTGGGGCAAATTCCGCAGAACCAAATTGCACTTTTAAATATGATTCAGATCATGGGCACCGAACAACAAAAGCAATTTATTTTTAATGAAATTTTAAACGGTAAACGTCTTGCCAATGGTGGTCCTGAACGCAATACCAAAGACACCAAAACTTTAGCGACCACACTCACAATTGAAAATAATCGTCACTATGTTGATGGTGAAAAGTTCTATTCAACTGGCAGTTCATTCGCTCATTGGCTGGCGATTAAAGCGGTACATCCAGAAGGTCATGTGGTGCTGACATTGGTCGATCGTCATGCAGCTGGCGTTGAAGTCATCGATGATTGGGATGGTTTTGGACAACGTACAACATCAAGTGGCACAGTCAAACTGAATCATGTCGAAATTGATCCATTTTTAATATTTGATGAACGCTTATTGGCAAATCAAACCAATTACCGTGGTGCGTTTTCTCAGCTCATGCAAGTGGCGATTGATATTGGTATTGCTGAAGCAGCTTTTCAAGATACCTTATCTGCTGTACACAAAGCCCGCCCGATTATCGATGCGCAAATCGATAAAGCCAGTGATGAACCTTACACTTTACAAGAGATTGGTAAATCAAATGTGTTACTCGATGCTGCCATTTTACTCCTCGATGAAGCTGCTGAATATTTAGATGAATTAGATCAACTGGAAGATGTCAGCGATGAACAAGCGGCCAAAGCATCGATTTTAGTGGCTGAAGCCAAAGTCTATGCCAATGATGCTGCTTTAGAGATTTCAGAAAAACTGCTTGAGTTAGGCGGTAGTCGTTCCAGCCTCAGTATCCATAATCTAGATCAGCATTGGCGCAATGCTCGTGTACACACCTTACACGACCCTGTGCGTTGGAAATTTCACATTTTGGGGGATTACTACCTCAATCATAAATTTCCTGCTCGTCATGCATGGGTTTAAGGAGAATAATCATGACTTCCTATTTAGATCTTCAAGCATCAAAAGCTCATCAAACTTCATTTAATCTTGCAAAAGCACATATTATTCAGTCCGATGAAGAAGCCTTAGAAATAGCTCAAGCTCTGGCTGAACAGTTTAAAGCGGAAGCAATCAAACGTGATGCAGAACGGGTTTTACCTTTCGATGAAATTGAAGCCTATAGCCAATCAGGACTTTGGGCAATTACTGTACCTCGGCAATACGGTGGTGCAGAAGTATCAAGTTTAACTGTTGCAAAAATCATTGCCCTGATGAGTGGTGTCGACGGATCAATTGGGCAAATTCCGCAAAACCATTTCTATGCCTTAGAAGTGCTACGTAATACAGGCTCTGAATCTCAAAAACAACATCTATATGCAGAAGTATTAAAAGGCGCGCGCTTTGGTAATGCCTTGGCAGAATTCAAAACTAAAAATTCAACTCAGAAACATACCCTACTCAGTAAAAATGAACAGGGCTATGTGGTCAATGGTGAAAAATTTTATTGCACAGGCAGTTTGTTTGCACATCGCATTCCAACCCTAGTCAAAGACGAGCAAAATCGTGAGTTTTTGGTGTTTATTCCGAGAGAATCAGAAGGCTTAGAAGTGGTAGATGACTGGTCTGGTTTTGGACAAAAAACCACGGGTAGCGGCACGGTTAAATTCAATCAGGTTCAAGTTGCTGAAGACGATATTATTCCTTTCGATAAGGCATTTTCCGAACCTACGCTGGTGGGACCATTTGCACAAATCATGCATGCAGCGATTGAAGTCGGTATTGCACGTGCAGCATTTGAAGAAACCTTAGTTCGGATTCGTCAGGCTCGTCCTTGGATTGATTCGGGTGTCGATCATGCCACCCAAGATCCATTAACCATTTATGAATTGGGTCGAATTGGTGCAGATGTTCGTGCCAGTGAAGTATTACTTAAACAAGCAGCACGCTCTATTGATACAGCCAAACCTACACCAAATGCTGAAAATATTGCACGTGCATCCATTGATGTCGCAAAAGTTCGTGCCCATAGCACACAGACCGCTTTAAAGGCATCTTCAAAGTTGATTGAACTGGCGGGTAGCCGTGGCAGTCAACGCCGTGATGGTCTAGACCGTTTTTGGCGTAATGCCCGTGTGCATACCCTGCATGATGCTTCTCGCTGGAAATATTACTTCATTGGGAATTACGTATTGAACGGCACATTGCCTCCACGCCGAGGGACTTTGTAATGTCGAATCTAAACCCAACACCCAAGAAGATCTTACTCAATGCTTTTGACATGAACTGTGTCGGGCATATCAATCATGGTTTATGGACACATCCACGAGATGAATCGCACCGTTTTAATGAGCTGAGCTACTGGACAGATTTAGCCAAAACGCTTGAAGATGGTTTGTTTGATGGATTATTCATTGCAGATATTACTGGGGTTTATGACGTCTATCAAAACAATATTGATCTCACTTTAAAAGAATCAATCCAACTGCCTAGCCATGATCCGAGTACTTTAGTTTCAGCCATGGCTGCCGTAACCCAGAATTTGGGATTTGGTATCACGGTCAATTTAAGCTATGAATCGCCTTATCAATTTGCTCGACGTTTTGCGAGTCTCGATCATTTGACTCAAGGTCGCATTGGTTGGAATATTGTGACGGGTTATTTAGATAGCGCACAACGACTTATTGGGCAAAGTGGCTTAAAAGATCATGACCTTCGCTATATACAAGCCGAAGAATTCTTAACACTTTGCTATAAGTTTTGGGAAGGTTCTTGGGAAAATGATGCGATTTTAAAAGACAAGAAAAATCGTATTTTTACTGATCCTACTAAAGTGCACCAAGTTCAACACAACGGTCAGTTTTATCAAAGCCAAGGTGTGTTTCAAGTTTCACCATCGGTACAACGTACCCCTGTTCTCTTTCAGGCAGGTGCTTCACCTCGTGGTCTTGCTTTTGCGACAGGTCATGCAGAAGGCATTTTCATTGGTGGCGACCAACCTGAAAAAATTAAGAAGCAAGTTGATCAAATTCGTCAATTGGCAAAAGAACAAGGGCGCAATCCTGATGACATCAAAATCTTTGTTGGTATTACTGTTGTTACAGATGCAACCGATAAGTTAGCGCAAGAAAAATTGGCTGAATATCAGCGTTACGCAAGTCCTGAAGCAGGACTCGCTCATTACTCGAGCTCTGTGGGAATTGACCTTGCAAAATTTGCAGATGATGAAGCCATTCCCTACCAAAAAACCAATAGCATTGCTTCAGTGAATAACAAATTCAAAGAGCAAAAAATCACACGCAATGATTTAAAAGCACAACACAGTTTAGGTGGTCGCTATCCGCTGATTGTTGGTAGTGGAACAACTGTAGCTGAAAAACTGATTCAGTTGATTGATGAAACAGGTATAGATGGTTTCAATTTGACCCGCACAGTTGCCCCAGAATCGCATCATGATTTTATTCGTTTTGTTATTCCAGAGTTGCAACAGCGAGGTCGTTTTAAAACTCAATATGAACACGGAAGCTTACGTCATAAATTAATTAATCATGGCGATCGACTCCCTAAAAATCATCCAGTCGAACAATTCCGATGTCCATCATCAACAGGATTATTACGACAAACTGTACAGACTGAATCTGCGTAGACATAAATCAAAACGTATTGAATGACATATTAAGCTTAAACATTTTGAGGTGCATCATGGCACAAATATCGAAAACAAAATTTGCAATTTTCGGGGTAATTTTCGCCTTTTTTCTTGTGGGGATTGTGGCGTGTTCACAAAATAAAAAAAATGAGGTGGGAGAACTTGTGATTGGCACCAGTCCGTCATTTGCAACACCATTACAAGTGGCTGTTGAAGAGGCAAAAAAGCAAGGGATTCAGGTTAAATTGGTGGAATTTTCAGATTGGAATACACCGAATATTACCTTGAACCACGGCGATATTGATGCCAACTATTTTCAGCATCAACCCTTCTTAAACAATGTGTTAAAAGAAACAGGATTCAAGCTGAAATCATTAGGTACAGGCATTGCCACTCATGTTGGTTTATATTCTTTGAAATATAAATCTTTAAATGATGTGCCTGAAAATGCACGTGTCGTTATTCCAAATGACCCTGTGAATCAAGGGCGTGCTTTATTGTTATTACAACAAGCAAAACTGATTACACTAAAAGATTCGAATAATCATTTGTCTAAAATCAGTGATATTTCTAGCAATCCTAAACACTTCAAATTCATTGAGGTTGAAGGACCGCAAACTGCACGTGCTGTAGATGATGCAGATTTAGTCTTTAGCTACCCACATTATTTACGTTTGGCGAAGACTATAGATCCAAATGATGCTTTAGTTTTTGATGACAATACCAACACACGTTATGCCATTTTATTTGTGGTTCGTGATGATTATGAAACAAAGTCGCCTGAACGTGCAGAACAACTGAAGAAATTTATCCAGATCTATCAAACTTCGCCTGCTGTGAAAAAAGCGATTGATAATGATGTGGGTGACAAACTTTGGTTTGCGGACTGGAAATAAGGAGTTACTCATATGACTCAGCAATCAACTGCAAGCCAAAATCAAAAGCGTAAGCTTTGGATCATTATCGCCTCTGTGATTGTAGTCGTTGCAGCTTTAGCAATTTACAAATACATTCATAAACAAAATCAGGATGATGTGCTCACTATTGGCATAAATACACCTACAGCAAAAACCATGGGAATTGCAGTAGAAGAAGCGAAAAAACAAGGGATCAATGTCAAGTTGGTGGAATTTTCAGATTGGAACACCCCTAACATCACTTTAGAGCATGGTGATATTGATGCGAACTATTTTCAACATCGTCCATATTTAGACAATACCACTAAAGAACGTGGTTATAAGTTTAAGATTGCGGGTGAAGGCTCTTCTACACATGTGGGACTATATTCAAAAAAATATAAATCTTTAAATGATTTACCTCAAAATGCGAAAGCAGTCGTTCCCAATGACCCTGTCAATCAAGGTCGTGCATTATTGCTCTTTCAACAAGCCAAGTTAATTACATTAAAAGATCCAGACAACTATCTTTCGAGTTTGAAAGATATTCAATCCAATCCTAAAAACCTGCAATTTATTGAAGTTGAAGGTCCACAAACTGCACGTGCCCTTTCAGACGCTGATGTCGCTTTTGGATACCCAAATTATTTAATTCTAGCGAAAAACCACGATCCTCATGATGCTTTGATTTTTGATCCTGCAACGGGTAATCGCTATGCCTTGTTATTTATCACTCGTGATAATTATGTCGATAAAAATCAAAAACTTGAGAAATTCATTCACATCTTCCAAACATCAGCAAAAGTCAGAGCATCAATTGATGAAGACTCAGGCCATGATCTTTGGTATGCGAGCTGGAAATAAGGAGTATGAAGATGGTTAGTTTTGGTTCACAAATTGAATTTGCAGTGCCACATATCACCATTCGAAATTTGGAAAAGTTTTATCATGTGCAGGGCAAACAAGTTCATGCCTTAAAAAATATCAATCTGGACATTCCTGAAGGCAAAATTTTTGGAATCATTGGAAAAAGTGGTGCAGGAAAATCATCCTTAATTCGCACATTAAATGGTTTAGAAAAAATTGATGAGGGCAATATTCATATTCATCAACAATCCTTATCTGAACTTAATCATGGCGATTTAATTCAATTACGTCAGAAAATAGGCATGATTTTTCAACATTTTAATTTAATGTCTGCCAAAACAGTGTATGAAAATGTGGCGCTGCCTTTAAAAATTGCCAATTACAGTACTTCTGATATTCAACAACGGGTCACTGAAGTTCTAGAGTTGGTAGGTTTAAGCGATAAAGCACAGAATTACCCTTCTCAACTTTCGGGTGGTCAAAAGCAGCGTGTCGGCATCGCGCGTGCTTTGGTCAGTAAACCTGAAATATTACTCTGTGATGAAGCAACTTCTGCTCTAGATCCAGAAAGTACTTCTGTCGTTTTAGCATTATTAGAAAAGATCAATCTCGAACTTGGACTCACAATTGTTTTAATTACCCATGAAATGCAAGTCATTCGTGAAATTTGCGATCAAGTCGTGGTGATAGATGCGGGTGAAATTGTGGAGTCAGGTCAAGTCTGGTCTGTATTTTCCAATCCTCAGCAAGCCATAACTCAAGAACTTTTGAATTTGGAACAATTAGATCTGCCTTTTACAGTTTATGAAGAATTAAATGATCTCGTTACTCACAGCATCGTGAAACTTAAATATGCCACTGAGGCGAAATTTTCTCCTAACTTGACTGAAATACTGTCTAGCTTTGGTCAATCGGTACATCTGTATCAAAGTCATATTGATAGCATTCAAGATCATTTAGTAGGCACACTCATTGTTGGTGTTCCAGATTTAAGTATTGACCTTCAAATTTTAAAACAACAATTGAAGCATAAAATTGCACATGTAGAGGTATTGGGCTATGCACGACCAACTCATTGATCTATTGATTACAGGAACCATCGATACCTTAGTGATGGTTGGGGTTTCTGCCTTTTTTGCATTACTGATTGGTCTGCCAATGGCAGTGATTTTAGTGAATACTTCTGAACATGGGATTTATCCATCAAAAACGATTAATCAAGCTTTGGGCTGGGTGGTGAATATCACACGATCTATTC contains these protein-coding regions:
- a CDS encoding glutathione S-transferase family protein, coding for MRLLYQFPLSHFCEKARWLLDHKELDFVAHNLIPGVHRAFAQLKTGQNTLPILKDNDRWIADSTQIALYLDDTYPEHALLRFDPKLRQQALDINQICNELGRYVRRWGLAHTFTVSDEPLEIMIGEKGYLRKFQRFSKPIIKNLVAKGYKLDSEKVSEAKTKMDEIVADLNQRLIENGGRYLVGDRLGLADIAVCSMLAPLLEIEGTPWERDIDATHETEYQEYKMQLLDLPLGQYIKRIYANERNARVDWRGI
- a CDS encoding SfnB family sulfur acquisition oxidoreductase, whose translation is MSRLITESVHIIENDQDAINAAYQVADFALEGRNQRDQNRSLPFAEVDLFSQKGLGGIRIPKQYGGAYVSNKTLAHVFRIINKADSSLGQIPQNQIALLNMIQIMGTEQQKQFIFNEILNGKRLANGGPERNTKDTKTLATTLTIENNRHYVDGEKFYSTGSSFAHWLAIKAVHPEGHVVLTLVDRHAAGVEVIDDWDGFGQRTTSSGTVKLNHVEIDPFLIFDERLLANQTNYRGAFSQLMQVAIDIGIAEAAFQDTLSAVHKARPIIDAQIDKASDEPYTLQEIGKSNVLLDAAILLLDEAAEYLDELDQLEDVSDEQAAKASILVAEAKVYANDAALEISEKLLELGGSRSSLSIHNLDQHWRNARVHTLHDPVRWKFHILGDYYLNHKFPARHAWV
- a CDS encoding SfnB family sulfur acquisition oxidoreductase produces the protein MTSYLDLQASKAHQTSFNLAKAHIIQSDEEALEIAQALAEQFKAEAIKRDAERVLPFDEIEAYSQSGLWAITVPRQYGGAEVSSLTVAKIIALMSGVDGSIGQIPQNHFYALEVLRNTGSESQKQHLYAEVLKGARFGNALAEFKTKNSTQKHTLLSKNEQGYVVNGEKFYCTGSLFAHRIPTLVKDEQNREFLVFIPRESEGLEVVDDWSGFGQKTTGSGTVKFNQVQVAEDDIIPFDKAFSEPTLVGPFAQIMHAAIEVGIARAAFEETLVRIRQARPWIDSGVDHATQDPLTIYELGRIGADVRASEVLLKQAARSIDTAKPTPNAENIARASIDVAKVRAHSTQTALKASSKLIELAGSRGSQRRDGLDRFWRNARVHTLHDASRWKYYFIGNYVLNGTLPPRRGTL
- a CDS encoding LLM class flavin-dependent oxidoreductase, coding for MSNLNPTPKKILLNAFDMNCVGHINHGLWTHPRDESHRFNELSYWTDLAKTLEDGLFDGLFIADITGVYDVYQNNIDLTLKESIQLPSHDPSTLVSAMAAVTQNLGFGITVNLSYESPYQFARRFASLDHLTQGRIGWNIVTGYLDSAQRLIGQSGLKDHDLRYIQAEEFLTLCYKFWEGSWENDAILKDKKNRIFTDPTKVHQVQHNGQFYQSQGVFQVSPSVQRTPVLFQAGASPRGLAFATGHAEGIFIGGDQPEKIKKQVDQIRQLAKEQGRNPDDIKIFVGITVVTDATDKLAQEKLAEYQRYASPEAGLAHYSSSVGIDLAKFADDEAIPYQKTNSIASVNNKFKEQKITRNDLKAQHSLGGRYPLIVGSGTTVAEKLIQLIDETGIDGFNLTRTVAPESHHDFIRFVIPELQQRGRFKTQYEHGSLRHKLINHGDRLPKNHPVEQFRCPSSTGLLRQTVQTESA
- a CDS encoding MetQ/NlpA family ABC transporter substrate-binding protein, with protein sequence MAQISKTKFAIFGVIFAFFLVGIVACSQNKKNEVGELVIGTSPSFATPLQVAVEEAKKQGIQVKLVEFSDWNTPNITLNHGDIDANYFQHQPFLNNVLKETGFKLKSLGTGIATHVGLYSLKYKSLNDVPENARVVIPNDPVNQGRALLLLQQAKLITLKDSNNHLSKISDISSNPKHFKFIEVEGPQTARAVDDADLVFSYPHYLRLAKTIDPNDALVFDDNTNTRYAILFVVRDDYETKSPERAEQLKKFIQIYQTSPAVKKAIDNDVGDKLWFADWK
- a CDS encoding MetQ/NlpA family ABC transporter substrate-binding protein, which gives rise to MTQQSTASQNQKRKLWIIIASVIVVVAALAIYKYIHKQNQDDVLTIGINTPTAKTMGIAVEEAKKQGINVKLVEFSDWNTPNITLEHGDIDANYFQHRPYLDNTTKERGYKFKIAGEGSSTHVGLYSKKYKSLNDLPQNAKAVVPNDPVNQGRALLLFQQAKLITLKDPDNYLSSLKDIQSNPKNLQFIEVEGPQTARALSDADVAFGYPNYLILAKNHDPHDALIFDPATGNRYALLFITRDNYVDKNQKLEKFIHIFQTSAKVRASIDEDSGHDLWYASWK
- a CDS encoding methionine ABC transporter ATP-binding protein; protein product: MVSFGSQIEFAVPHITIRNLEKFYHVQGKQVHALKNINLDIPEGKIFGIIGKSGAGKSSLIRTLNGLEKIDEGNIHIHQQSLSELNHGDLIQLRQKIGMIFQHFNLMSAKTVYENVALPLKIANYSTSDIQQRVTEVLELVGLSDKAQNYPSQLSGGQKQRVGIARALVSKPEILLCDEATSALDPESTSVVLALLEKINLELGLTIVLITHEMQVIREICDQVVVIDAGEIVESGQVWSVFSNPQQAITQELLNLEQLDLPFTVYEELNDLVTHSIVKLKYATEAKFSPNLTEILSSFGQSVHLYQSHIDSIQDHLVGTLIVGVPDLSIDLQILKQQLKHKIAHVEVLGYARPTH